The Bombus fervidus isolate BK054 chromosome 6, iyBomFerv1, whole genome shotgun sequence genome contains a region encoding:
- the LOC139987921 gene encoding glutamate receptor ionotropic, kainate 2 isoform X1, protein MAVSVDSKCAAVIVIALLTVVPGTHGVPRTIKIGAIFHAGDEEHIAAFQSAIYKTKFEHVAPAFELEFIIKQVEVNTDSFRTAAAACELLEEGVAAIFGPSSSYTYGIVASIAARFDVPHMDYFWRQNEELQEGQEPKNPTPMTINVFPDSNMVSKAIADVVESMKWNSFAAVYEDNDGLSRIQKALSLKRTKDSAITIKKLYEGMDNRPVLKEIRAMSICNVIIDVKPSNIIEVLYQAMEVKLMADYCNFLITYLDSTKLPIWEVRNKTMTNITGLSLQENDVEGINWVESAVLYDAVFMFYNTLETLNARNMSVDIDPLPLSCEEEKKYSAGLDIINLMRELSDEGKVEGKLTGPITIDENGQRQSFQIQIIDVRPGENVQTGYWRPDGLHSIKSEKERERYLYKSIELKKFKITTKLGPPYIMEVPEGSNRGILIDQKRYEGFCIDLIDEIAKLLKFKYEFELVPDGSYGKYDKETKQWNGLIRRLLDHDADLAICDLTITYERENAVDFTMPFMNLGISILYRTPEEKEPDLFSFLSPLSLDVWIYMATAFLAVSIMLFVQARIAPGEWDNPHPCNPDPEELENSFDLKNSMWLTVGSMLQQGSDILPKTPSIRMVAGMWWFFIMIMVSSYTANLAAFLTYDKKENPIQSVEDLAKQTKVRYGAVDGGSTSTFFRDSNYTTYQRMWATMQEARPSVFTKTNDEGVERVLKKRDYAFLMESTTIEYRMERNCELDKIGGLIDNKGYGIALPRNSEYRTPINGAILTLQEKGVLQDLKKKWWVDRGGGMCTKTEQEPSSSGELGIANVGGVFLVLLIGTCGSFIIAVFEFLWNVRKVAVREKVTPWEALVAELKFAVNIWAETKPVKISKSSGTSSMEGGIGRAASTARSIVGSFLRLDILDKFDKDNNTNNHNDDRKIN, encoded by the exons GTGCAATCTTTCATGCAGGCGATGAGGAGCACATAGCTGCGTTTCAATCGGCGATATACAAGACGAAATTCGAGCACGTCGCACCCGCATTCGAGCTGGAGTTCATCATAAAGCAGGTAGAGGTTAATACCGACAGCTTCAGGACCGCCGCTGCTG CCTGTGAGCTTTTGGAGGAGGGTGTGGCAGCAATCTTCGGTCCTTCGAGTTCGTACACTTACGGAATTGTCGCAAGCATCGCGGCACGGTTCGACGTGCCGCACATGGACTATTTCTGGCGACAGAACGAGGAGCTGCAGGAAGGCCAAGAACCGAAGAACCCGACACCGATGACGATCAACGTGTTCCCTGACAGCAACATGGTTAGCAAG GCGATCGCTGATGTGGTCGAGTCGATGAAATGGAACTCTTTTGCGGCTGTGTACGAAGACAACGACGGTTTATCGCGGATTCAAAAGGCTCTGTCACTCAAGCGAACGAAAGACAGCGCTATCACGATAAAAAAACTCTACGAAGGGATGGATAATCGACCAGTTTTGAAGGAGATTCGTGCAATGTCCATCTGCAACGTGATTATCGACGTCAAGCCGAGTAATATCATCGAGGTGCTCTATCAGGCGATGGAGGTCAAGCTAATGGCGGACTActgtaatttcttaattacttACCTG GACTCGACGAAATTACCCATCTGGGAAGTGCGGAATAAAACAATGACCAACATTACAGGACTCAGCTTGCAGGAGAATGACGTAGAAGGAATTAATTgg GTGGAATCCGCTGTTCTATACGATGCCGTCTTCATGTTCTACAACACGCTGGAAACCTTAAACGCAAGGAACATGTCTGTAGATATTGACCCGCTACCGCTCTCTTgtgaagaggaaaagaaatacaGCGCAGGTCTCGACATTATCAACCTGATGCGCGAG CTATCCGACGAAGGAAAGGTCGAAGGGAAGCTCACAGGGCCAATAACGATCGACGAAAATGGTCAACGTCAATCCTTCcaaatacaaattatagaCGTGAGACCGGGTGAAAATGTACAAACAGGATATTGGCGGCCAGATGGTCTTCACTCGATCAAAAGCGAAAAGGAACGTGAACGTTACTTGTACAAATCCATTGAACTGAAGAAGTTCAAGATTACTACTAAATTA GGACCACCGTATATCATGGAAGTGCCGGAAGGTTCAAATCGAGGTATACTGATCGACCAAAAACGGTACGAGGGCTTCTGCATTGATCTCATCGACGAGATTGCCAAGctgttgaaatttaaatatgagTTCGAATTAGTACCGGACGGAAGTTACGGCAAGTACGATAAAGAAACGAAGCAATGGAACGGTCTAATCAGACGTCTGCTGGATCAT GACGCGGATTTAGCTATTTGCGACCTGACAATCACGTACGAGCGAGAAAATGCGGTCGATTTCACGATGCCCTTCATGAATCTAG GTATCAGCATTTTGTACAGAACACCGGAGGAAAAAGAACCGGACCTGTTCTCGTTCCTGTCACCGCTGTCACTCGACGTCTGGATTTACATGGCGACTGCTTTCTTAGCTGTTTCGATAATGCTATTTGTGCAAGCTAG AATAGCGCCAGGCGAATGGGACAATCCGCATCCCTGCAATCCAGACCCGGAAGAATTGGAAAATAGTTTCGACCTAAAAAACTCTATGTGGCTCACTGTCGGCTCTATGCTGCAACAAGGCTCTGATATACTCCCCAA aacaccttcgattcgaatgGTGGCTGGTATGTGGTGGTTCTTCATTATGATTATGGTTTCTTCTTACACTGCCAATTTGGCCGCCTTCTTGACGTACGACAAGAAAGAAAATCCAATCCAAAGTGTCGAGGATCTTGCTAAACAGACGAAAGTTAGATACGGAGCCGTGGATGGTGGATCCACGTCCACTTTTTTCAGG GACTCCAATTATACGACATATCAACGCATGTGGGCGACAATGCAGGAAGCAAGACCAAGTGTGTTCACGAAAACGAACGACGAAGGCGTTGAACGAGTGTTGAAGAAACGCGACTATGCTTTTCTTATGGAGTCTACCACGATCGAGTACAGGATGGAAAGAAACTGTGAACTCGACAAGATTGGAGGTCTTATCGATAACAAAGGATATGGTATCGCCCTGCCACGGA ATTCTGAGTATAGAACGCCCATAAACGGCGCGATATTGACGCTGCAAGAGAAAGGGGTGCTCCAAGACCTGAAGAAGAAATGGTGGGTAGATCGGGGCGGTGGGATGTGCACGAAAACCGAACAAGAACCATCATCGTCAGGTGAATTAGGAATAGCCAACGTCGGTGGTGTTTTCTTAGTCCTTCTGATCGGAACTTGCGGCTCGTTCATCATCGCTGTCTTTGAATTCCTGTGGAATGTACGAAAGGTCGCCGTGAGGGAGAAG GTTACACCATGGGAGGCGCTGGTAGCAGAATTGAAATTCGCCGTGAACATTTGGGCGGAGACGAAACCCGTTAAAATCTCGAAAAGCAGCGGCACGAGTTCGATGGAAGGCGGCATCGGTCGGGCGGCCTCCACGGCTCGTTCAATCGTCGGCTCGTTTCTTCGTCTCGACATCCTCGACAAATTCGATAAAGATAACAATACCAATAATCACAACGACGATCGCAAGATCAACTAA
- the LOC139987921 gene encoding glutamate receptor ionotropic, kainate 2 isoform X2 gives MAVSVDSKCAAVIVIALLTVVPGTHGVPRTIKIGAIFHAGDEEHIAAFQSAIYKTKFEHVAPAFELEFIIKQVEVNTDSFRTAAAACELLEEGVAAIFGPSSSYTYGIVASIAARFDVPHMDYFWRQNEELQEGQEPKNPTPMTINVFPDSNMVSKDSTKLPIWEVRNKTMTNITGLSLQENDVEGINWVESAVLYDAVFMFYNTLETLNARNMSVDIDPLPLSCEEEKKYSAGLDIINLMRELSDEGKVEGKLTGPITIDENGQRQSFQIQIIDVRPGENVQTGYWRPDGLHSIKSEKERERYLYKSIELKKFKITTKLGPPYIMEVPEGSNRGILIDQKRYEGFCIDLIDEIAKLLKFKYEFELVPDGSYGKYDKETKQWNGLIRRLLDHDADLAICDLTITYERENAVDFTMPFMNLGISILYRTPEEKEPDLFSFLSPLSLDVWIYMATAFLAVSIMLFVQARIAPGEWDNPHPCNPDPEELENSFDLKNSMWLTVGSMLQQGSDILPKTPSIRMVAGMWWFFIMIMVSSYTANLAAFLTYDKKENPIQSVEDLAKQTKVRYGAVDGGSTSTFFRDSNYTTYQRMWATMQEARPSVFTKTNDEGVERVLKKRDYAFLMESTTIEYRMERNCELDKIGGLIDNKGYGIALPRNSEYRTPINGAILTLQEKGVLQDLKKKWWVDRGGGMCTKTEQEPSSSGELGIANVGGVFLVLLIGTCGSFIIAVFEFLWNVRKVAVREKVTPWEALVAELKFAVNIWAETKPVKISKSSGTSSMEGGIGRAASTARSIVGSFLRLDILDKFDKDNNTNNHNDDRKIN, from the exons GTGCAATCTTTCATGCAGGCGATGAGGAGCACATAGCTGCGTTTCAATCGGCGATATACAAGACGAAATTCGAGCACGTCGCACCCGCATTCGAGCTGGAGTTCATCATAAAGCAGGTAGAGGTTAATACCGACAGCTTCAGGACCGCCGCTGCTG CCTGTGAGCTTTTGGAGGAGGGTGTGGCAGCAATCTTCGGTCCTTCGAGTTCGTACACTTACGGAATTGTCGCAAGCATCGCGGCACGGTTCGACGTGCCGCACATGGACTATTTCTGGCGACAGAACGAGGAGCTGCAGGAAGGCCAAGAACCGAAGAACCCGACACCGATGACGATCAACGTGTTCCCTGACAGCAACATGGTTAGCAAG GACTCGACGAAATTACCCATCTGGGAAGTGCGGAATAAAACAATGACCAACATTACAGGACTCAGCTTGCAGGAGAATGACGTAGAAGGAATTAATTgg GTGGAATCCGCTGTTCTATACGATGCCGTCTTCATGTTCTACAACACGCTGGAAACCTTAAACGCAAGGAACATGTCTGTAGATATTGACCCGCTACCGCTCTCTTgtgaagaggaaaagaaatacaGCGCAGGTCTCGACATTATCAACCTGATGCGCGAG CTATCCGACGAAGGAAAGGTCGAAGGGAAGCTCACAGGGCCAATAACGATCGACGAAAATGGTCAACGTCAATCCTTCcaaatacaaattatagaCGTGAGACCGGGTGAAAATGTACAAACAGGATATTGGCGGCCAGATGGTCTTCACTCGATCAAAAGCGAAAAGGAACGTGAACGTTACTTGTACAAATCCATTGAACTGAAGAAGTTCAAGATTACTACTAAATTA GGACCACCGTATATCATGGAAGTGCCGGAAGGTTCAAATCGAGGTATACTGATCGACCAAAAACGGTACGAGGGCTTCTGCATTGATCTCATCGACGAGATTGCCAAGctgttgaaatttaaatatgagTTCGAATTAGTACCGGACGGAAGTTACGGCAAGTACGATAAAGAAACGAAGCAATGGAACGGTCTAATCAGACGTCTGCTGGATCAT GACGCGGATTTAGCTATTTGCGACCTGACAATCACGTACGAGCGAGAAAATGCGGTCGATTTCACGATGCCCTTCATGAATCTAG GTATCAGCATTTTGTACAGAACACCGGAGGAAAAAGAACCGGACCTGTTCTCGTTCCTGTCACCGCTGTCACTCGACGTCTGGATTTACATGGCGACTGCTTTCTTAGCTGTTTCGATAATGCTATTTGTGCAAGCTAG AATAGCGCCAGGCGAATGGGACAATCCGCATCCCTGCAATCCAGACCCGGAAGAATTGGAAAATAGTTTCGACCTAAAAAACTCTATGTGGCTCACTGTCGGCTCTATGCTGCAACAAGGCTCTGATATACTCCCCAA aacaccttcgattcgaatgGTGGCTGGTATGTGGTGGTTCTTCATTATGATTATGGTTTCTTCTTACACTGCCAATTTGGCCGCCTTCTTGACGTACGACAAGAAAGAAAATCCAATCCAAAGTGTCGAGGATCTTGCTAAACAGACGAAAGTTAGATACGGAGCCGTGGATGGTGGATCCACGTCCACTTTTTTCAGG GACTCCAATTATACGACATATCAACGCATGTGGGCGACAATGCAGGAAGCAAGACCAAGTGTGTTCACGAAAACGAACGACGAAGGCGTTGAACGAGTGTTGAAGAAACGCGACTATGCTTTTCTTATGGAGTCTACCACGATCGAGTACAGGATGGAAAGAAACTGTGAACTCGACAAGATTGGAGGTCTTATCGATAACAAAGGATATGGTATCGCCCTGCCACGGA ATTCTGAGTATAGAACGCCCATAAACGGCGCGATATTGACGCTGCAAGAGAAAGGGGTGCTCCAAGACCTGAAGAAGAAATGGTGGGTAGATCGGGGCGGTGGGATGTGCACGAAAACCGAACAAGAACCATCATCGTCAGGTGAATTAGGAATAGCCAACGTCGGTGGTGTTTTCTTAGTCCTTCTGATCGGAACTTGCGGCTCGTTCATCATCGCTGTCTTTGAATTCCTGTGGAATGTACGAAAGGTCGCCGTGAGGGAGAAG GTTACACCATGGGAGGCGCTGGTAGCAGAATTGAAATTCGCCGTGAACATTTGGGCGGAGACGAAACCCGTTAAAATCTCGAAAAGCAGCGGCACGAGTTCGATGGAAGGCGGCATCGGTCGGGCGGCCTCCACGGCTCGTTCAATCGTCGGCTCGTTTCTTCGTCTCGACATCCTCGACAAATTCGATAAAGATAACAATACCAATAATCACAACGACGATCGCAAGATCAACTAA